In Syntrophales bacterium, the genomic window TTCGTACTGACTGGAACATGTATAATTTAATCTTTTTAATATCTTATGACTATAAAACCTTCACTAACAGAATTTAAAAATAGTGTCAATCCGAAATTGGTAGTTGTTTAAAAATAGTCATTATGGTAGAAGCTTTATCTCCATGTTTTTCAAGGGTCTCTTCCCGATAGGTATTGAAAATGCGTAGCATTATAAAGAGAGTTCAGATAAACATTCCGCTACATCTCCTCCATGAAAAGCATCTTTCAACCATCATAAAAGAGAGAATCAACCCGGAGATCAGCTTTAATTATTTTGTCCTTGATCATTTCAAAAGAAAAGATTTAAAGAAGATTGCTAATGCCATTATAAAGGCGGGATTAACAATCACCATGCATGCCCCCTTTATGGACCTCAGGCCTGGAGCAATTGACCCAAAGATAAGGCAGGTATCCATAGATCGCTTCAAGCAATTTTTTGAACTCATCCCTTATTTCCAACCTGGACTTGTTGTATGCCATGCTTCCTTTGATGAAAAATATTATGTCGGATGTATGAAGAGGTGGATAGAAAACAGCATTGACACATGGCGGCAATTCTTGCCTCTCGCCCGTGAGATGAATACGATTATTACTCTTGAAAACGTCTATGAAAATAGTCCTCATTATTTAGCTTTAATGCTCGATTCTCTTAAATCTCCTTACATTCATTTCTGCTTTGACACAGGACATTTCAATGCATTTTCCAAGGCAAGCTTAAAAGAGTGGATCGACAGACTGGGGCCTTACCTGAAACAGCTTCACTTACATGATAACACGGGTTTTGCTGACGAACACCTTCCCGTTGGAGATGGAAATTTTCCGTTTTATGAGCTGTTTAAAATATTGGAAGAGCAATCTATAGATCCAGTAATAACGCTTGAACCTCACACAGAGGAAGACCTGCGTAAATCACTTAAAAACATTAAGAAAATGAAACTCATGGAAACAAAACATACAGAATTAAACCATAGCGCAGGGCCTTAGCCCTGCACGAACGAATGGCAAGGATTTTTCTCCCATTCCCCTAATGAGAGAAATTTAAAAAGGAGGATTTATGAAGATAGGTATTATAGGCACCGGTTATGTGGGTCTGGTCACAGCGACCTGCTTTGCCCATATGGGAAATGACGTGATCTGTATGGATATAGACAAGGATAAGATTGATAATCTCAACAGGGGAATTATTCCAATTTATGAACCTGGACTTGAACTCATGCTCAAGAAAAATCATGACGACGGCAGACTTAATTTTACTACTGACCTGGAGGAAACCGTAAAAGATTCACTTGTCATATTTATCTCAGTTGGAACGCCACAGGATGAGAATGGTTGTGCGGACATGAAACATGTCCTCGATGTAGCCGAGGGCATCGGCTGCTACATGGAAGGTTATAAGATCGTTGCTAATAAATCCACCGTCCCGGTGGGTACGGCAGACAAAGTAAAAAATGTCATTGAAAAAAAACTGGGGGAAAGGAAAGTATCTATAGAATTTGATGTCATCTCCAACCCGGAATTCCTGAAAGAAGGTGATGCCATAAACGATTTCATGAAGCCGGACAGAGTTATTGTGGGAACTGACAATGTAAGAACAGCCGAGCTAATGAAAGAGCTGTATTCTCCATTTGCCATGGATAGAGAAAAGTTTATCGTCATGGATATAAGAAGTGCGGAAATGACAAAATATGCGGCTAATGCAATGCTTGCTACCAGGATATCTTTCATAAACGAAATGGCAAATATTTGCGAAAGAGTAGGGGCTGATATTGCAATGGTCAGAAAGGGAATTGGAGCGGACAGCCGAATAGGTTACAGCTTCATTTACCCAGGTGTTGGCTATGGAGGCTCATGTTTCCCAAAAGATATCAGGGCGCTGATAGCTACGGCCGAAGATTTTCAGTATGATGCGAAGATATTAAAATCTGTAGATGAGGTCAATCTCAAACAGCGAAAAGTTTTTGTCGAAAAGATAATAAATTACTTTGCGGATAAGGGAGGCCTCCACGGCAGGACAGCCGCTATCTGGGGTCTTTCTTTTAAACCAAACACAGATGATGTTAGAGAGTCTCCTGCCCTGGATACAATACATACTTTACTGTCGGAAGGGGCAAAGATTAACGCCTATGATCCTGAAGCAACCGAAGAGGCAAAAAGGGCACTGGGCACTAATCCCAACATAAGATATTTTAAGAATGCATACGATGCCCTGAGTGAAAGTGATTTTCTTGTATTGGTAACGGAGTGGCACCTTTTTCGAAACCCGGACTTTAACAAGATAAAACAGCTATTAAAGAATCCGGTAATTTTCGATGGAAGGAACCAGTATGAGCCTCGCGAGATGAAGAAAAGAGGATTCATTTATTTTTGCATAGGGCGGAAATAACCTGCTATCGGATAAACCCCATGGCTTCGGCACAAAGGCACATAGTTGCAAAGGCACAAAGTTGATGGTCTCGTAAAAAGTCATAAACTGCACCATTTGTCGTCCTGAACTCGTTTCAGGATCTCACTTGTTTCAGTATCTAATCATTTCAGTAAGTTAGAGACCCTGAATGATCCTGAAACAAGTTCAGGACATGATTTTGGGTGACAAAAAAAGACTTTTTACGAGACCATCAAAGTTATAATTTTCTTATTTCTTCTTTTTTCTTTGTGCCTCAAACAGGTTGATAAGGAGACCGAAACTTGCTGAGATATATCGCTAAGAGACTCGTATTTATGATCCCTCTCCTTATCGGGATTACAATTATTTGCTTTACCGTCATGCATCTTGCACCCGGTTCCCCAACAGACCTTCAGACTCAGATGAATCCGAAGGCCGGAGCCGAAATGAAGGAACGTCTCAGGGCGATGTATGATCTGGACAAACCTCTTCACCAGCAATATCTGTCATGGATAAGCAAACTTGTCGTACTTGATCTTGGAAGATCCTTTTCTTCTGATAACCGTCCGGTGGCAGATAAGATACTGGAAAGACTCCCGATTACTATTCTCATTAACGTCCTTTCAATGATCCTCATCATCATTGTGGCTATCCCGATCGGTGTCCTTTCAGCCGTACATCAAGACTCCCTTTTTGATAAAACCACCGGCATTTTTGTCTTTGTCGGCTTTTCCATTCCCACGTTCTGGTTGGCACTCCTTTTGATGATACTCTTTGGTATAACTCTTGGCTGGCTCCCAATCTCAGGCATAAGGTCTTTAAACTATGAATATCTTCCTCCATTCAGTGCATTCATCGATCTGATAAAGCATCTTATACTGCCTGTCCTTATTTCAGCATTCGGAGGCCTTGCCGGGCTGTCGAGGTATATGAGATCGAGCATGCTGGAAGTAATTAGGCAGGATTACATCACAACGGCAAGGGCAAAGGGGTTAAGTGAAAGGGTGGTAATTTATAAGCATGCCCTCCGAAATGCACTGCTCCCTATTATAACCATACTTGG contains:
- a CDS encoding ABC transporter permease → MLRYIAKRLVFMIPLLIGITIICFTVMHLAPGSPTDLQTQMNPKAGAEMKERLRAMYDLDKPLHQQYLSWISKLVVLDLGRSFSSDNRPVADKILERLPITILINVLSMILIIIVAIPIGVLSAVHQDSLFDKTTGIFVFVGFSIPTFWLALLLMILFGITLGWLPISGIRSLNYEYLPPFSAFIDLIKHLILPVLISAFGGLAGLSRYMRSSMLEVIRQDYITTARAKGLSERVVIYKHALRNALLPIITILGLSIPGLIGGSVIFETIFAIPGMGQLFYMSVMARDYPVIMGILVIGAVLTLLGNLIADVSYALADPRIRVA
- a CDS encoding sugar phosphate isomerase/epimerase family protein, with amino-acid sequence MRSIIKRVQINIPLHLLHEKHLSTIIKERINPEISFNYFVLDHFKRKDLKKIANAIIKAGLTITMHAPFMDLRPGAIDPKIRQVSIDRFKQFFELIPYFQPGLVVCHASFDEKYYVGCMKRWIENSIDTWRQFLPLAREMNTIITLENVYENSPHYLALMLDSLKSPYIHFCFDTGHFNAFSKASLKEWIDRLGPYLKQLHLHDNTGFADEHLPVGDGNFPFYELFKILEEQSIDPVITLEPHTEEDLRKSLKNIKKMKLMETKHTELNHSAGP
- a CDS encoding UDP-glucose/GDP-mannose dehydrogenase family protein yields the protein MKIGIIGTGYVGLVTATCFAHMGNDVICMDIDKDKIDNLNRGIIPIYEPGLELMLKKNHDDGRLNFTTDLEETVKDSLVIFISVGTPQDENGCADMKHVLDVAEGIGCYMEGYKIVANKSTVPVGTADKVKNVIEKKLGERKVSIEFDVISNPEFLKEGDAINDFMKPDRVIVGTDNVRTAELMKELYSPFAMDREKFIVMDIRSAEMTKYAANAMLATRISFINEMANICERVGADIAMVRKGIGADSRIGYSFIYPGVGYGGSCFPKDIRALIATAEDFQYDAKILKSVDEVNLKQRKVFVEKIINYFADKGGLHGRTAAIWGLSFKPNTDDVRESPALDTIHTLLSEGAKINAYDPEATEEAKRALGTNPNIRYFKNAYDALSESDFLVLVTEWHLFRNPDFNKIKQLLKNPVIFDGRNQYEPREMKKRGFIYFCIGRK